In Heptranchias perlo isolate sHepPer1 chromosome 7, sHepPer1.hap1, whole genome shotgun sequence, a genomic segment contains:
- the epc2 gene encoding enhancer of polycomb homolog 2 isoform X3 has product MVIPVPEAESNVSYYDRLYRGEFKVPKQLIHIQPFNLDSEQPDYDMDSEDEILFNRLNRKVEIKPLQFEEMFDRLEKASGNQLVSIQEAKLLLKEDDYLIKAVYDYWARKRKNCRAPSLIPLVKQEKRDGSTNNDPYVAFRRRTEKMQTRKNRKNDEASYEKMLKLRREFSRAVTILEMIKRREKTKRDLLHLTLDVVEKRYHMGDFGGEIMSELRTLKQEKAVSNTPVSLHNGNHYKAPDSKTVKQQQPHLMSYKEEVTDTVRVKKKYVKKKHKTSECIILHHQPSTESQPALKRDIKQYDFLSSDEESYTQVPSPVSEPEEDSDPDGLFAFRRKAGCQYYAPHLDQMSTCPWQTPEPAGLSETRYRYCLTTLTVPRRCIGLARRRIGRGGRFLLDRASTDHDHVLRQIDPEMLSSPSSPAAFSSDDSWTISSNKDFTNRLSLSEILSNIKACRLRHFQPRLSQPQDSDNHCTSKKLGQNVNKRRIPMSSILPSSTMITSRNRISGGITEEQYHTHQQQLVQMQRQQLAQMQRQQSQHSSNISHGSLQGSRISDCSSKTLDSASAHFAASAVVSAPGPGQTEVSKDAAGHTTNMNGVVQSAGTYRNLQPSNATSSSSPGLSTVQIIRTVSRTSANHVFPALRTNSPQSFPVNNSCIGTAVRLNSMNVVTPVNVHLSARTSAPSPSALKLATAATSLDRVPKVTPSSAISSLARESSEPERLLNGIADKTVAMEVT; this is encoded by the exons ATGGTTATTCCAGTGCCTGAGGCAGAGAGTAATGTCTCTTACTATGATCGTCTGTACAGGGGCGAATTCAAGGTTCCCAAACAGCTCATTCACATTCAGC CTTTTAATCTGGATAGTGAACAGCCAGATTATGACATGGACTCTGAAGATGAGATCTTATTCAATCGTCTGAATAGAAAGGTGGAGATCAAACCATTGCAATTTGAAGAGATGTTTGACCGACTGGAAAAAGCTAGTGGAAATCAG CTCGTATCTATTCAAGAGGCCAAATTGCTTTTGAAAGAAGATGACTACCTGATAAAAGCAGTGTATGATTACTGGGCAAGGAAACGCAAAAACTGCAGGGCACCCTCCCTCATTCCTTTGGTCAAACAGGAGAAAAGAGATGGTTCCACTAACAATGATCCATATGTTGCTTTTCGAAGGAGAACAGAGAAGATGCAGACTAGAAAG AATCGTAAAAATGATGAAGCTTCATATGAGAAAATGTTGAAGCTGCGTCGAGAGTTCAGCCGGGCAGTTACCATCCTAGAAATGATTAAGAGGCGGGAAAAGACCAAAAGGGATTTGCTTCATCTTACACTGGATGTGGTTGAGAAGAG GTACCATATGGGTGACTTTGGTGGAGAAATTATGAGTGAGCTGAGGACTCTGAAACAAGAAAAGGCAGTCTCCAACACTCCAGTATCTCTTCACAATGGCAATCATTACAAAGCACCAGACAGCAAAACTGTTAAG CAGCAACAGCCACACCTGATGTCATACAAAGAGGAGGTTACTGATACTGTACGAGTAAAGAAGAAATATGTGAAGAAGAAACATAAAACTTCAGAGTGTATTATTTTACACCATCAGCCTAGCACAGAATCACAACCAGCCCTGAAGAGGGACATTAAACAGTATGACTTTCTCAGCTCCGATGAAGAGTCCTATACCCAG GTCCCTTCTCCTGTATCAGAGCCTGAGGAAGACAGTGACCCTGATGGgctttttgctttcaggaggaAAGCAGGTTGCCAATACTATGCT CCTCATTTGGATCAAATGAGTACCTGTCCATGGCAGACTCCTGAACCAGCTGGGCTAAGTGAGACACGGTACAGGTACTGCTTAACCACACTCACGGTTCCAAGAAGGTGCATAGGTCTAGCACGGAGGCGCATAGGTCGTGGAGGAAG gTTTTTATTAGATCGTGCATCCACAGATCATGATCACGTTCTACGCCAAATTGACCCAGAAATGCTGTCATCTCCTAGCTCCCCAGCTGCTTTTTCGTCTGACGACTCATGGACCATTTCTTCCAATAAAGACTTTACAAATAGACTGTCACTTAGTGAAATACTAAGCAATATCAAAGCATGCCGATTACGGCACTTCCAGCCTCGGTTATCCCAGCCTCAGGACAGTGATAACCACTGTACTTCCAAAAAATTAGGACAGAATGTGAACAAAAGGAGAATTCCGATGTCTTCTATTTTACCATCAAGTACCATGATCACCAGCAGGAATAGGATATCTG GTGGCATAACGGAGGAGCAGTACCACACCCATCAACAACAGCTGGTTCAGATGCAAAGACAGCAGTTAGCACAGATGCAGCGACAACAATCCCAACATTCCTCGAACATCTCCCATGGAAGTTTACAG GGATCCAGGATATCTGACTGCTCTTCAAAAACGCTGGATTCAGCTAGTGCCCATTTTGCTGCATCAGCTGTTGTTAGTGCTCCTGGACCAGGCCAGACAGAAGTTTCCAAGGATGCTGCAGGTCATACTACAAACATGAATGGTGTTGTCCAATCTGCAG GCACCTATAGAAATCTCCAACCCTCCAATGCTACTTCGTCCTCCAGCCCAGGATTATCTACTGTACAAATTATAAGAACTGTCAGTCGCACCTCAGCAAATCACGTGTTCCCTGCATTACGCACAAACAGTCCCCAATCGTTTCCTGTGAATAATTCCTGCATAGGAACTGCCGTGCGCCTGAACAGTATGAATGTGGTTACTCCTGTCAATGTGCATCTCAGTGCAAGGACTTCAGCACCTTCTCCTTCTGCCTTAAAGCTGGCCACAGCTGCTACCAGCCTTGACAGGGTGCCAAAGGTGACCCCTAGTAGTGCCATCAGTAGCTTGGCTAG GGAGAGCAGTGAACCAGAGAGATTATTGAATGGTATTGCAGACAAGACAGTAGCTATGGAGGTGACATAA
- the epc2 gene encoding enhancer of polycomb homolog 2 isoform X2, with product MSKLSFRARALDAAKPLPIYRAKDLPDLQDCVSINRAVPQMPTGMEKEEESEHHLQRAISAQQVFREKRENMVIPVPEAESNVSYYDRLYRGEFKVPKQLIHIQPFNLDSEQPDYDMDSEDEILFNRLNRKVEIKPLQFEEMFDRLEKASGNQLVSIQEAKLLLKEDDYLIKAVYDYWARKRKNCRAPSLIPLVKQEKRDGSTNNDPYVAFRRRTEKMQTRKNRKNDEASYEKMLKLRREFSRAVTILEMIKRREKTKRDLLHLTLDVVEKRYHMGDFGGEIMSELRTLKQEKAVSNTPVSLHNGNHYKAPDSKTVKQQPHLMSYKEEVTDTVRVKKKYVKKKHKTSECIILHHQPSTESQPALKRDIKQYDFLSSDEESYTQVPSPVSEPEEDSDPDGLFAFRRKAGCQYYAPHLDQMSTCPWQTPEPAGLSETRYRYCLTTLTVPRRCIGLARRRIGRGGRFLLDRASTDHDHVLRQIDPEMLSSPSSPAAFSSDDSWTISSNKDFTNRLSLSEILSNIKACRLRHFQPRLSQPQDSDNHCTSKKLGQNVNKRRIPMSSILPSSTMITSRNRISGGITEEQYHTHQQQLVQMQRQQLAQMQRQQSQHSSNISHGSLQGSRISDCSSKTLDSASAHFAASAVVSAPGPGQTEVSKDAAGHTTNMNGVVQSAGTYRNLQPSNATSSSSPGLSTVQIIRTVSRTSANHVFPALRTNSPQSFPVNNSCIGTAVRLNSMNVVTPVNVHLSARTSAPSPSALKLATAATSLDRVPKVTPSSAISSLARESSEPERLLNGIADKTVAMEVT from the exons GAACATCATTTGCAGAGAGCTATTTCAGCCCAGCAGGTCTTCAGAGAAAAAAGGGAGAATATGGTTATTCCAGTGCCTGAGGCAGAGAGTAATGTCTCTTACTATGATCGTCTGTACAGGGGCGAATTCAAGGTTCCCAAACAGCTCATTCACATTCAGC CTTTTAATCTGGATAGTGAACAGCCAGATTATGACATGGACTCTGAAGATGAGATCTTATTCAATCGTCTGAATAGAAAGGTGGAGATCAAACCATTGCAATTTGAAGAGATGTTTGACCGACTGGAAAAAGCTAGTGGAAATCAG CTCGTATCTATTCAAGAGGCCAAATTGCTTTTGAAAGAAGATGACTACCTGATAAAAGCAGTGTATGATTACTGGGCAAGGAAACGCAAAAACTGCAGGGCACCCTCCCTCATTCCTTTGGTCAAACAGGAGAAAAGAGATGGTTCCACTAACAATGATCCATATGTTGCTTTTCGAAGGAGAACAGAGAAGATGCAGACTAGAAAG AATCGTAAAAATGATGAAGCTTCATATGAGAAAATGTTGAAGCTGCGTCGAGAGTTCAGCCGGGCAGTTACCATCCTAGAAATGATTAAGAGGCGGGAAAAGACCAAAAGGGATTTGCTTCATCTTACACTGGATGTGGTTGAGAAGAG GTACCATATGGGTGACTTTGGTGGAGAAATTATGAGTGAGCTGAGGACTCTGAAACAAGAAAAGGCAGTCTCCAACACTCCAGTATCTCTTCACAATGGCAATCATTACAAAGCACCAGACAGCAAAACTGTTAAG CAACAGCCACACCTGATGTCATACAAAGAGGAGGTTACTGATACTGTACGAGTAAAGAAGAAATATGTGAAGAAGAAACATAAAACTTCAGAGTGTATTATTTTACACCATCAGCCTAGCACAGAATCACAACCAGCCCTGAAGAGGGACATTAAACAGTATGACTTTCTCAGCTCCGATGAAGAGTCCTATACCCAG GTCCCTTCTCCTGTATCAGAGCCTGAGGAAGACAGTGACCCTGATGGgctttttgctttcaggaggaAAGCAGGTTGCCAATACTATGCT CCTCATTTGGATCAAATGAGTACCTGTCCATGGCAGACTCCTGAACCAGCTGGGCTAAGTGAGACACGGTACAGGTACTGCTTAACCACACTCACGGTTCCAAGAAGGTGCATAGGTCTAGCACGGAGGCGCATAGGTCGTGGAGGAAG gTTTTTATTAGATCGTGCATCCACAGATCATGATCACGTTCTACGCCAAATTGACCCAGAAATGCTGTCATCTCCTAGCTCCCCAGCTGCTTTTTCGTCTGACGACTCATGGACCATTTCTTCCAATAAAGACTTTACAAATAGACTGTCACTTAGTGAAATACTAAGCAATATCAAAGCATGCCGATTACGGCACTTCCAGCCTCGGTTATCCCAGCCTCAGGACAGTGATAACCACTGTACTTCCAAAAAATTAGGACAGAATGTGAACAAAAGGAGAATTCCGATGTCTTCTATTTTACCATCAAGTACCATGATCACCAGCAGGAATAGGATATCTG GTGGCATAACGGAGGAGCAGTACCACACCCATCAACAACAGCTGGTTCAGATGCAAAGACAGCAGTTAGCACAGATGCAGCGACAACAATCCCAACATTCCTCGAACATCTCCCATGGAAGTTTACAG GGATCCAGGATATCTGACTGCTCTTCAAAAACGCTGGATTCAGCTAGTGCCCATTTTGCTGCATCAGCTGTTGTTAGTGCTCCTGGACCAGGCCAGACAGAAGTTTCCAAGGATGCTGCAGGTCATACTACAAACATGAATGGTGTTGTCCAATCTGCAG GCACCTATAGAAATCTCCAACCCTCCAATGCTACTTCGTCCTCCAGCCCAGGATTATCTACTGTACAAATTATAAGAACTGTCAGTCGCACCTCAGCAAATCACGTGTTCCCTGCATTACGCACAAACAGTCCCCAATCGTTTCCTGTGAATAATTCCTGCATAGGAACTGCCGTGCGCCTGAACAGTATGAATGTGGTTACTCCTGTCAATGTGCATCTCAGTGCAAGGACTTCAGCACCTTCTCCTTCTGCCTTAAAGCTGGCCACAGCTGCTACCAGCCTTGACAGGGTGCCAAAGGTGACCCCTAGTAGTGCCATCAGTAGCTTGGCTAG GGAGAGCAGTGAACCAGAGAGATTATTGAATGGTATTGCAGACAAGACAGTAGCTATGGAGGTGACATAA
- the epc2 gene encoding enhancer of polycomb homolog 2 isoform X1 codes for MSKLSFRARALDAAKPLPIYRAKDLPDLQDCVSINRAVPQMPTGMEKEEESEHHLQRAISAQQVFREKRENMVIPVPEAESNVSYYDRLYRGEFKVPKQLIHIQPFNLDSEQPDYDMDSEDEILFNRLNRKVEIKPLQFEEMFDRLEKASGNQLVSIQEAKLLLKEDDYLIKAVYDYWARKRKNCRAPSLIPLVKQEKRDGSTNNDPYVAFRRRTEKMQTRKNRKNDEASYEKMLKLRREFSRAVTILEMIKRREKTKRDLLHLTLDVVEKRYHMGDFGGEIMSELRTLKQEKAVSNTPVSLHNGNHYKAPDSKTVKQQQPHLMSYKEEVTDTVRVKKKYVKKKHKTSECIILHHQPSTESQPALKRDIKQYDFLSSDEESYTQVPSPVSEPEEDSDPDGLFAFRRKAGCQYYAPHLDQMSTCPWQTPEPAGLSETRYRYCLTTLTVPRRCIGLARRRIGRGGRFLLDRASTDHDHVLRQIDPEMLSSPSSPAAFSSDDSWTISSNKDFTNRLSLSEILSNIKACRLRHFQPRLSQPQDSDNHCTSKKLGQNVNKRRIPMSSILPSSTMITSRNRISGGITEEQYHTHQQQLVQMQRQQLAQMQRQQSQHSSNISHGSLQGSRISDCSSKTLDSASAHFAASAVVSAPGPGQTEVSKDAAGHTTNMNGVVQSAGTYRNLQPSNATSSSSPGLSTVQIIRTVSRTSANHVFPALRTNSPQSFPVNNSCIGTAVRLNSMNVVTPVNVHLSARTSAPSPSALKLATAATSLDRVPKVTPSSAISSLARESSEPERLLNGIADKTVAMEVT; via the exons GAACATCATTTGCAGAGAGCTATTTCAGCCCAGCAGGTCTTCAGAGAAAAAAGGGAGAATATGGTTATTCCAGTGCCTGAGGCAGAGAGTAATGTCTCTTACTATGATCGTCTGTACAGGGGCGAATTCAAGGTTCCCAAACAGCTCATTCACATTCAGC CTTTTAATCTGGATAGTGAACAGCCAGATTATGACATGGACTCTGAAGATGAGATCTTATTCAATCGTCTGAATAGAAAGGTGGAGATCAAACCATTGCAATTTGAAGAGATGTTTGACCGACTGGAAAAAGCTAGTGGAAATCAG CTCGTATCTATTCAAGAGGCCAAATTGCTTTTGAAAGAAGATGACTACCTGATAAAAGCAGTGTATGATTACTGGGCAAGGAAACGCAAAAACTGCAGGGCACCCTCCCTCATTCCTTTGGTCAAACAGGAGAAAAGAGATGGTTCCACTAACAATGATCCATATGTTGCTTTTCGAAGGAGAACAGAGAAGATGCAGACTAGAAAG AATCGTAAAAATGATGAAGCTTCATATGAGAAAATGTTGAAGCTGCGTCGAGAGTTCAGCCGGGCAGTTACCATCCTAGAAATGATTAAGAGGCGGGAAAAGACCAAAAGGGATTTGCTTCATCTTACACTGGATGTGGTTGAGAAGAG GTACCATATGGGTGACTTTGGTGGAGAAATTATGAGTGAGCTGAGGACTCTGAAACAAGAAAAGGCAGTCTCCAACACTCCAGTATCTCTTCACAATGGCAATCATTACAAAGCACCAGACAGCAAAACTGTTAAG CAGCAACAGCCACACCTGATGTCATACAAAGAGGAGGTTACTGATACTGTACGAGTAAAGAAGAAATATGTGAAGAAGAAACATAAAACTTCAGAGTGTATTATTTTACACCATCAGCCTAGCACAGAATCACAACCAGCCCTGAAGAGGGACATTAAACAGTATGACTTTCTCAGCTCCGATGAAGAGTCCTATACCCAG GTCCCTTCTCCTGTATCAGAGCCTGAGGAAGACAGTGACCCTGATGGgctttttgctttcaggaggaAAGCAGGTTGCCAATACTATGCT CCTCATTTGGATCAAATGAGTACCTGTCCATGGCAGACTCCTGAACCAGCTGGGCTAAGTGAGACACGGTACAGGTACTGCTTAACCACACTCACGGTTCCAAGAAGGTGCATAGGTCTAGCACGGAGGCGCATAGGTCGTGGAGGAAG gTTTTTATTAGATCGTGCATCCACAGATCATGATCACGTTCTACGCCAAATTGACCCAGAAATGCTGTCATCTCCTAGCTCCCCAGCTGCTTTTTCGTCTGACGACTCATGGACCATTTCTTCCAATAAAGACTTTACAAATAGACTGTCACTTAGTGAAATACTAAGCAATATCAAAGCATGCCGATTACGGCACTTCCAGCCTCGGTTATCCCAGCCTCAGGACAGTGATAACCACTGTACTTCCAAAAAATTAGGACAGAATGTGAACAAAAGGAGAATTCCGATGTCTTCTATTTTACCATCAAGTACCATGATCACCAGCAGGAATAGGATATCTG GTGGCATAACGGAGGAGCAGTACCACACCCATCAACAACAGCTGGTTCAGATGCAAAGACAGCAGTTAGCACAGATGCAGCGACAACAATCCCAACATTCCTCGAACATCTCCCATGGAAGTTTACAG GGATCCAGGATATCTGACTGCTCTTCAAAAACGCTGGATTCAGCTAGTGCCCATTTTGCTGCATCAGCTGTTGTTAGTGCTCCTGGACCAGGCCAGACAGAAGTTTCCAAGGATGCTGCAGGTCATACTACAAACATGAATGGTGTTGTCCAATCTGCAG GCACCTATAGAAATCTCCAACCCTCCAATGCTACTTCGTCCTCCAGCCCAGGATTATCTACTGTACAAATTATAAGAACTGTCAGTCGCACCTCAGCAAATCACGTGTTCCCTGCATTACGCACAAACAGTCCCCAATCGTTTCCTGTGAATAATTCCTGCATAGGAACTGCCGTGCGCCTGAACAGTATGAATGTGGTTACTCCTGTCAATGTGCATCTCAGTGCAAGGACTTCAGCACCTTCTCCTTCTGCCTTAAAGCTGGCCACAGCTGCTACCAGCCTTGACAGGGTGCCAAAGGTGACCCCTAGTAGTGCCATCAGTAGCTTGGCTAG GGAGAGCAGTGAACCAGAGAGATTATTGAATGGTATTGCAGACAAGACAGTAGCTATGGAGGTGACATAA